The DNA region CTGTTACACAACGTGGTTTTTCTAAATCATTTATGCACTCTGATTCTGAATACTTTCTTTCCAAGCAGATTGATTCATTCTATTTgttgtaatgtttgtttgtggtttttccaatctattattatttttagatcCTCTTACAACTCTTGGCTGTATGTTTCTTATTAATTTGATCTTTGGATGTCACTGTGTTTGGTTCTGCTATACACAAACAAATTCTACCTTTTAAAAtgggccaaaaagttgcactagaacacactaCAGACTACAGCTGACGGCCACGTACGTTCTGagcatgcgtgagaggaaataactatccatgccagcaggcggcggtagtccgttgttatgatacaagaagaccattttcacaccgctgacGCGCCCCACTCGTGTTACAGGTAGCCTACTAATCCAGAATAAtatctgataaaaagtagaaaatggcgctggcgttgccAGTCCTTGTCTTTTTGTGGAAAAAGGAAATGAGAggcggaggcgacaaataaggagaaactgcACTAATGAGTGAAaacatggatactacagcggcatgctcaaggggctttcctgaacctgtgtggAGATACAtgaaacagccaatcagagagattcctctcaccgacccCCAACGCCAATTCAAAAGGCAaacgggtagcgacggagccggacacaatgcaaaaactagggcgaagACCGCTCACCGACAGTCCAACTAGGACCAACGATCTCCTGGTGTGTCGGGGCCTTTAGAGACACTATGCTATGATCCATTAAAATATGCAGTAAATTATAAAATGATGTCAAACTCGATGTCCACTCACTCTTTTGAACATATATTGGTTGTCTTTCTCCGTCTCACAATCACTGCCATCAGTCGGCTTCTCGTCCTTGGTTGGGAATTCTCCCTCTCCATAGTCTCCTTTGGCGTAGCTGTGCACATGCAGGACGTCTGCAGGGCTCCTCTGAAATAATTTGTGTGTCTGACTGCAGCTGCTGCTAAGCTTCGGCTCCTCACTGCCGCCCGCCTTCTCAGAGCATACAGCGGTATCTGGGGGATCAAAGGTCTTTGAAGGACAGACATCCAAATTGGACGTATTGTTCTTGGTTTTTTTTGAAGGACTCCGTCTgtttaaacttttgtttgttCTGACTTTAAACGGAGATTTAGTCTGCAGCCTCTTCTCTTTGTCCGGCTTAGGCTTCAGCTTGACTCTTACGGTGTCTGTAAGAAAAGTACAGTAATCTGTATTATAGCAACGATCATGGATCATAGGAAACCATTGCTGGACGTTGGCCTAGGATGAGACTTTGACTTATTCTTTAGTGTAAGGTTCTCCTGAATATATATCATAGTTTTGTCCATGCTGTAGTATGATAAGTACACGATTGTCTGTGCAATATTGTGTTAGATAATACATAGATGCAACATTTCAGGTAAAAAGCTTCAAAGACGATCTTTACGCACTGAGTGGTACCTTTATCTGGGATGTCTGGGACTCTGGTTGAAGAGTCCTCATCAATCAACTTGGCCGTCTTTGGCTCCACTTCTACAGTCTCCTTCAGGGTGAGCTCAGGCTTTAAGTCTTCAGAGGCTCTGAATGCTTCAAGCTGATGCTTCTTCCCAATTTGAGTCTTTGAACTAATGCATGGGAGACATTACAGATTCAGCAGGACTCAAAGGGAAACACTgacaacaaagcaacatgtttcaGTGTAGAGTGCATTTCTGAAAACACCGTCAACATAAAATCTTTGAAGTGTAGTGCTATGAGGTATGTATCAATAGTAGGTATAGTAGATAACAGTCAGCTCAGAACCTGTTTGGAGAACTGAAGCTCTGCTATACCACTGCAGTCATAAGAAACACCTGCTTTAGCCACTAAAAAGTCCTTCATCTTATACCACATTTTAGTTTAATTGTTCACTACATGTTGATATTTTCATCACTTCACTTTAACAACAGAACTTTCTTTTGGGCCTTTTTTAAAGTGGCTTAAGTACACGGTAAACATGCCCTGTCTGCAGTGATACATAACTTCCATGTAGAAACATGGGCTGGCTTCTCCTTACTGGGTCTGTTCTGACGGTTATCTAAAGTAATATTATCAAtaagtacctcatacaacccaaTCTATCCTCTTAAGGGACCTTTCTTTGTTCATCACCATTGTTGACGTCTCAATGTCTCTCAACGTATGTGACTTACTCACTAAAACGTTTTTAAACTacaggtgtttgttttaaagaataGAGTGATCACAATCTAAATATGATGAACATACATTTATACCCAGTGTTCTTTTCTTAAATCTAATAATTTAGGGATGCCAGATGGCTTAGTAGATATGTCACGGGGCTCATTAATGGAGGCAGTAATCCTCGTTGCAGCGGCCTGTAGGTTCCAGCCCAACCTGGGCCTGTTGCTGCatttcatcccccactctctccttccaacatttcctgtctctcttcaactggCAAAAAAGCccacaaaaatgttttacataaaaaaatagatatttttttaactgctacAGATCTTGTGGATCCCTATGATGCCTCCATGCACACCTAGATTATAATGAATATTTCTAGTCAGATGTCACTTGATCTGAAGTACAAAAACTTGTACTATTATAAGTATAATGACAAAGTAAACAAATGAAATTTATTGGGCAAGCTATGTACGTTACATTTGCATATAATAAGAAAACAGTGCTCCGTGTACACCCACCCccttccctctgtgctccctcaaaagccacgcacTATTCATTGGATGGCCTACAATTCAGATTCACAAGAGAATAACTGGagaatatctttagagacagtagagaaAGTAATACCAGACCTTTTGTCCTCCTGGACAGGGGTCGTTGGCTCCTCAGATCCAGCTTCATTAGGAACAGGCTTTAAAGGCTTGGTCTTGCCTTTTAGAAACTGACCCGCCTCCAGTGTGAGTTTGGAGTGGTCAATGGGAGCGTTGTCTTTGCCTGCTTTCCACAGTTTGTAACGGTCTGGTTGAAATTTGCGTACAAACACATCCATGGAGATCTTGACCATGTCTTGGCGGCAtgaacactgtaaaacacaggCCAAAATGTCAGTCATGAGtctgaaaaatatatatatatatatatatatatatatatatatatatatatttactgcTCTTCAATTTGTTGGTCCTCCAACATTTATCCTCATGTCCCTTTGAGGAGGATAATTTTtaaggaccccccccccccaataaaaTAGTGACTTAAGGGGGACAGGTGAGGTAGGTTTAGAAAATGCATGAAAGGTTAGAAAGGTTAGAAAGGTTCCAGAAAATGATGAGCACCAAACATTTGCAGCAATTTGTGTCTTTTCAGAACAATTTCATGATCATGATCTAGCCTTTTGTACTTTTAGTGTTCATCAGACAGAAGatgaatgcattcattaaaaactacaaacactGGAGGAGTGGACTGGAGACTTGTAGTGTTTCTACACCATACCAGCCCTGATGAATTTCTAAAGTTGTAGCTTTAAACTACGAGTTTATATATAACTTACTAtggcattattttgttttttaggcACTTGCTAGAAtggctaattttaaaatgatccAGAATGTGATTGATTTCTGTGACACATGGACATGCAGTAAAgacatgatctttttttttttttttcttttttaaatgggagcgagagcgagagagcatgCTGGTATGCTGCACAGAATCAGTTGCCAATTACCCTGAACACCTGGATAGAAAGTTTCAGTTGGGGAGTCTTGAGTGGGGAGGATTGGTATCAAGAGGAAGCAAAACCAAGCGAGAGCAGAATcgcatcagcagcaagcagctgcacAAAACGAAAAAGAACGGCATTCGAAGTTTTGCATTTTGCTTTCAAAGacatttctctctttatctctctctggtCACCCGCAGAGTGTAAGGTCCTGCAGCAGGTATGGGAGTGGATAGATTGATCACATGCTAGTTTATTGGTCTTAAATGACGATCATAGGCAGCCCGCCTAGCATAACATGCTAACATGGCGTCGGTAGATCCCACATTTCCAGTGTTGCCAAAACCCACCATATTCTACTTCTGATTGGCTCGTAACGTTGGTCCTATGCAACGACCCTGGTTATGTTGATAGCGAGAGCTGTGTTACTctcacatgtatttatttgtattattctaATTACTTCCCCTCACACAGGAGATCTGACACGATGCTGAAGTACTTTGAAAACTATGGGTGTGATTTTAACAATTACCAGAGCAGGAAAGAAAGTTTGGCCTTTGATTTCCCTCATAAATCATCCAGCTACACCAGGAGTCCCTAAAGTTTGGTCCTTGATCCAAGAGGATACACTGCAGTCACTCGTAAGACAATAGCCAGTGGTTTAAGAGATTATTTGCTTACCAGTGTGGCCTGTTTGCCGTAGTCAATCCAACGCTGGGTGGCAAAGTTTGTTGACTCGGCACAGTTGAATCCGTGGTTGAAACCAGCATGATAGCCAAATGGGAACGTCACAATAAACTGCCCAGCCTCCTGAGTtacctgaatataaaaacaacacaaaattaCAAGAACTGTTACcttatttcatttgaaatctTCCAATAtcttttaaagaggacatattatcccccttctccaccttttcaaacagtccccagtggtctaaataaaaaacatgggTGGAGAtgccaggggaggggaggggattttttttttgtcacaatttGAAACAATtgaagcatttttctctgtgttgtaagacttatgcagaccacaaacaaaggacttgatgtatttatttcacattgtgtgggtcagtagacactcaggttacccaaatatatgttcaaaaacactgtaaaagtggatttttcataatatgtcccctttaatgatTAACTTATTGTTTTTTCCTTATTGTTCTGCATTTCTCTTGTCTGCGgcgtatgttgtgtttttttcaactatatGTTACGAGTGCAACAAAAGATGAATGTGTGTCACCTTCTCAAACGGTATGCCATATTTTTTCAGAATTGAGGGAGAAATCAAAGTCATCTTGTGGCGCAGAAAGGCTTCACAGCTCTGAGCATTTCCTGGGAAGAAACCTGGAAATACAGAAAACTATAAACATCAGTGAAGGTAACTGTTTCTGATTGTGTATGTATattcaaaaacatgtaaatataacTGCTGATGTAAATCTTGGATggacaacaaaaatatatatctaaaCTTTTTTATGGGAAACACTGCGATGTGGTTAACATTTGAGTCCCAACAGTGTGAATGATCCGATTCAGATTAGAAAGAACTGTGTTAAACTGCCTGTAATAACACATTAACATCTATTTTTTCCAGTTCTACAAGAAACCATTACATACCCTTTGCAAGTCGTTCCAGTCTTTTCCCATGCTCTGGAGGCACAACATACCTGGAGACGACACATACAGACATCAAATATAATAATCATTCTGGCAGTAGTTCAGCTTGTTATATGGACTGCTTGTTTATGACAGAGCATTGAGAGTTGTAGGTGGAGTTCTACGTTCTTCCACATGGTAGTGaacttctttaataaagagCATGTTGTTTCTCATTACTCTTCAAATCAGTACATTATGATTTTAGTGTGATATTTCTGATTCAGCCGGTTGTATCTACACTAATCTTATGTGTTGTCTGAGGCTCAAGTATTTGAGGTGGgatgaaaaatcaaaacaacaatatatcCTTTCCTGACTCGCGTGGTACTATTGTTGAATTGCGTTCGCCAATTCCAGACattacatttaagaaaaagcaATTTAAACAGAAAGTGAGACTACACTGTTGTAActatctttttgttgttgtattggggggggggggggttaggtaTTTTATCAAGCATGCTGCTGATGAAGAAATTAATCAGAGCAGACATGAAGATAACAGGGCCAGCTGGTTCTTGCAAATAAGAGACCAGAGGTGTATGTGAAAAAGGAAATTGAATCAACATAGGCCAATAAAGAAGTTTTTGAATAAACAGACACTACCTAAATTTTTAAGcactaagggcgcactcacactttGCAAAGTTGTCCCTTTaagcactcacactgctccaggactaaacAGACCTGAGGACGGTTATCTCTTGTACATAACATCGTACTACAACACATACATGGCTTTACTTCATTATGAATCGAGCTAAGTTTACACGACAGGTGAactcaaaaaaaataaataaagaaaatacaaggaACGTGTGGTTGAGTCCGTGTCTGCacatcagaaaacaacacagagaacatgacagctactttactaactgtgtgtcttattttgagtcagatacagacagaacactggataataataatgaaggctgtccacatTGTGTACCcatgcttgtgctcgtgcatgaactgtaccgtgctgaCGCACACCTCTGCAAGGCCCGTGcaagggccaaggaagtgtacggATTGGAGCACTCACACAAGTCAAaagaactggactttaggggtgaagcgtgcttaggcatGGTACTGATTGCAGactgtgagtgcgccctaaaaagcctttaaggaaAAAGAATGTGTGATACTTGTCTTTCCAGCAGTGTCATATGAAAGTGACTGTACCAAGACTTTGGCTCTCCAAAGTGAAGGTAGTTGATGCTGTACAGATCCATATCCTCTGTGTGCCATGCAAAGGCACTCTTCCACATCCCAAAGTAGAGGTAAGGTGTGTTGACTCCTTTGATCTTGATCCCACTTTCACTTTCCACCGTGTCAAGAATGGTGTTGAGATGGCCAATGTTCCACTCAGTCACATCCTGCAGAGGACATATTCAGCAGAGGTCATAGGTCAAAacgacattaaaaaaaatgaagatgttGATGTTGTACGAGCACTACATTGGAAGTCTGTGGCACTTTCAAACCTCTTCACTACTCACTGGATCATAAAGTGTTCCACTGACATCAGCCCCATAGAGGGGTGGGTTAAAAGTCAGGTTCTTCCAAAACTTTCTTTCCAGCTCGTCAAAGTCCACATATCTCGGATGGCAGAACCTACAGTGTGGGACATTTGAGGTGTTAGTGAAAACCATATGAAGTTCAAGGAGAAAGCTTGTTTGGCAAATACCCCATTGTAACAGGTTGTCTGCTTTATAATCTTAGAGTCATGGTACAAATTCAATGTATCAGTTAGCTGTGGCATAAAACTGACTTGTCCGTGTTGGAGGTCTTGCGGAACTCATGTACAGTCATTGGCTTCTTCTGGATGTTGTACTGTGTAAACAGTCCTGATTGGCCAGTCACCACCTGCTGAATTGGAGCGGGAATAACCAGGTCATCGATATCATCATAAGACCGCCTTGGTTTCCAGCCTTTAGGTGGAATAACCTGcaagagaagaaacaaaacagatcaGAAATAGAATGAAAACAGCACTACTAAAAGGAAACAGAGCAGTAAGAGTTGaatttgatttggttgtgtggCTATATTCATGAATTTATAACTGGAGCACTGCTACTTATCTTAAATGCATTAAGAAAACAGGTGCTTTTCACTCATTTCCAAATGCATCAACTTAGGCACATTCAATTCAACAAAACACATCCTGTCCCTGATTGATGATGGTGGTGTTTTGTATATGAATGCATCGTCTCAGTGCCTAAAATCTTTAGATACTGTATTATGGTGCGTTGATATTCATAACAAATCTCAGGGCACTGACTCATCATTGTACTCTGTATGATTGAATCGGCTGGCCTGCATTGTCTAAGCGTAGTCAAATCATTGTCATGTCCTATACTCAACCTGCTTCCCTCATACTTGTGTAATTGTATTCATGTGAAAAGTGCTGGAAGCCACAGTCTTCTCTCTGAAACCCAGTCACAAAACTTATTGTTGAAATCAAAAATATCTTGAAATGGGGAAAAGGAGTTTCAGGTACACTGCTCCGGCGGCCTGGactctcctgcaggatgatctgtgtctgGGGGAGCTGGtttctttcaatctttttaaaagtagattgaaggttTTGGAGGAAGATGCTTCAGGTTGTTGATTTGACTAATGACTTTCTactctgtgactcaggacatGTTGATCTCTGTTTGTAATTACTGTGTTTTATATCTGTAACTTTTTGTTGTGCTGCTACCCCTCTCAGCCAGGATACTCTTGTAAATGACATTCTTAATCTCATTGAGGTTTCtcctgattaaataaatgtaaaaaaaaaaaaaaaaatgcacttcctTATAAACCTTAATTTAGCCTTAAGTAGTGACTTTTccagtttcagttttttttgctgttgcttCACAGTAAAAGATGTCACAATAATCTTCCGTCAAAAGTTTTTAGTCTTGAACACAAGACTCAGATGTCCATCGGGTGTCTGCTACTCTGTTTCTTTCACAAGGCTTTGGTTAAGATTATGATTTACCTGAGTGATTTATCCTTTTAACTTTATAGGGCTTGTCTTTTTTACAATAAGTTACTCAATGCCTCACTGAGCATCATTGCTAACAATAatgtcttttgttgttattaTACATTAACTCACATACAGTTAAGGctttaacacacatttaaagagaaatgatcagcaaacacacagacagaacacaACAGACCCAACTTACTTTTGCCATTCCAGCTTTGTGTGCCCCTTTTGACTCCATGTAGGCAATGTACCCGTTGAAATCCTTGAACTCCTCTTTGGAGGGCGTGAAGGTCATTAACCTGGAGCCTACGCTTTGGACTGGCATGTCAGCAGTCATCTTGAGATTGATACTTCAACCTCAACTCTAAACAGTGGAGAACAAGAGCAAGATCATTAAAATAtgcatgtgtgactgtatcTATCCCACTTTATACAAATTCCACATTTCAGATGGTGACCAAGTCTGCaacagtgacttttttttttttcacaaaaaaaaaaaattcaaacatcgctaaaagctacaaaaatagaaatatcatgaCAGTAATTAAGCAGACAGGTAAGCGGCCACAGGTGAAAATACcatgatgatgtgatgtgatgccACTTCACATTAACAGACATATCAATACACAGCTAATGCTGTTGTCTGATTCTGCACTTACAGGGAAAGTTTAAAGTTTTGGGGCTTGTGCTTCTTAACCTATTTAccttttttactttcaaaaaTTAACCTTATTAATCCATACTAAAGTTTCAAGCTATAGCCTCAATGCTGACCACCTCAAAGTCAGATTTTGTCCTTAGGGAAGATGACGCCGGacaaaaataagtcaaatgtaaacactgcagaaaaaatgtttgcaaGTTATTTAATTcctactttaaaactaaaatgtgtcgttttcatttcaagcgatgctttgatctcagtttgaaatattcaataaatgaCCACAAAATAGTTCATCAGATACGAGCTCTTTCATTAGGAACAATAccccagctttaatagttgagcaTATTTACAGCAGAGAacatgtcagtgaactatgaggaaaaaaaaactaaaacgaATTCATCGTAATCAAgggtaaaatgttcaattaatcatGATACTGATTTAAGATCATATCGCCTAACCCTATCCAAGACTACCTTGACCAGACAactacagaaatgtaaaaataactcTACTTCAGATCTTTAAATGCTTTCattaatcattaaaaacagcTAAAGAGTACAAACTTATCTTGCTTAACAAGCATATTTCTTAATTCCAGACCACATAAGAACCGACATCACTTTACTTGACCCAGGTCAAATCTGGCCTAAGTTGATATGGGGACTTTAAAGGCAATTTAAGACCCAGTTCGGCTATGTTAAAACTTTGTTATACCTCAACATTACTAAAAAAAATGCCAGTGCTataagtgttttttattatttataattaaCTCAGGAAATTAACCCACTGAGAtaaagatctctttcacaaggatGACCTCGCCAAGAGGGCAGCCACATGTCATGATAAACATTATATGATCATGTACAGAGGCCCTGCGTGTCAACAGGAAAGACATGTAATTGCTCGGTgccccaggccagtaagggGGCCcgacaaacttaaaactgcagCAATAGAactgacagtaggaaacctccctaatggggCCCCGTCTGACAGAACTCACTCTCATGTAATATCCCATAGTTTGTCAATAAAAGTCACTGAAGTGAAATGATCTGTGTGGGAGTgcagaagacagagaaagagtgtcaggacactggcagacataacgGTAGATGAAGGGGCCCccaattaaattaaaacagactCTGGAATCGCCATTGATAATGTAATGTAATCATGATGCATTACATTATGTTCCCATGAGATGAAGACTCGTCTCAAAACTTCACAGAGCAAAAGAAACTCGAGGGTTTTAAACTCTGATTTAAAGTATGGACTTTACACATCCAACCCGTAAGACTTTAAATCCAGCGTGTAACCGTGTCTACAAAACAAACCTCACACATCCTGAGTCTGTGATTGGGTGAATAACATGTCTGTTTCACGCCGTGGCCCAGTGACAGCACAGCTCCTCGGAAGATGATTGAGCTAGTCCGtgagctaacatgctaaacCCCGATAAGCTTTTGGGCTCTCGGGAAATGTAAGTGTTATCTTAAAAACAACGCACAGTCGTCTTCAGACAACCCAGGTGTTCTGTAAAAACCAAATAATgactaaataaaagcacaagaaCCCGCTCTGGTTGAGTCTGCGGACTGAGGTTTGACAGCTGCTTGAAGCTAACCAACAAGAAAACATTGCTCCGTTACTTTGTTGgacacaaactttaaaaaaacataaaaactattTATGAATGTCCAAAAAATAAAGCTTACGTTGAATGAAGTGTCGACGAGTCGTTTTGTCCTCGGTCAAGTCTTTTAAAGTAGAAATACAGACATCATCGGTCGGGGTAGAAAAGACAGTCCTCCATTATTTCTGTGACGcatgctcagtgtgtgtttatttacatgTCACTCCGCGGGAGGGACTTCCGGAGtttccagccaatcacaggacaCCATTTCACACAGATTCGCTGTATCGCCAAAAAATCCATCCACTTTTCCCTTTGTTGcccccttctctttctctttgcttttttttttttttttggtcaaacaTCATCGAGGATGCAataagagacatgagagggGTGATGAAATTAAAAATTAGACGGTGAAGCCCCCAACAATTGTCATTGTTCAGAGGCCCGTTTCCGAAAGGAGGTTGAACGAACTCTTCAGTCTAACTTTGAGTCTGAGTTGACTTTTACTTTTAGTCTCAGATAGGACACTCATAGTTTCAGGTTACTGAATTGGAGATTTAAGTTAAGAAGACTATTATACATTAATGGAGTCAGATACTAATATTTAGTGTAcaatggcaacaggtgacaaaaaagacgTCCTCATACTCTCTCGACTCGTATGATCATAATTTTGATGTAGGcctacatatgtttgatttttaacttcttgttatttattataattatattcctgtttcctgatttcttgagctgttgtaatgaaaacatttcccacatgggggatcaataaagtttatcttcatCTTTTAGAAAAAACAGTACTGTCCAGCAGCAAAGGAAGGAGAAGTGGCGTGGGAGAAAACTGATGCTCGAGGCAGCGCATAAGTGTGAATGTAGTCTATTCATTTAATAGGCCTATTTAATCACCCTTATAATAGACCTATCACAGGTGAAAACTGGTGGAAAAGCGACTTGGAAGCAGCCTTAAACTAAAATATAAGATCAAACTAGGCTCTCGGCGGTAGGCCTTTACTTTAGTCATATGTGACatgttaaacaaagaaaattgAATAGAGTGGCTATTATAGCTTTATCCCCAACAAAATGCTggtttcacacacaaactcacgcAGGGGCGTTTCTAAAGTTTGAGGAGAGTGGGAGCTTATGGTGCCTTCATGAGGTATCGGACACATTGGGGAAATTAGTTCCTCGGGAAACACCTAAGACAAAATTAGGTGCCCATGCATTGTGATTTAAGTTGAAGACGGAGCTCTAGGATttcctctctga from Labrus bergylta chromosome 6, fLabBer1.1, whole genome shotgun sequence includes:
- the LOC109982545 gene encoding lysine-specific demethylase 4A, translated to MTADMPVQSVGSRLMTFTPSKEEFKDFNGYIAYMESKGAHKAGMAKVIPPKGWKPRRSYDDIDDLVIPAPIQQVVTGQSGLFTQYNIQKKPMTVHEFRKTSNTDKFCHPRYVDFDELERKFWKNLTFNPPLYGADVSGTLYDPDVTEWNIGHLNTILDTVESESGIKIKGVNTPYLYFGMWKSAFAWHTEDMDLYSINYLHFGEPKSWYVVPPEHGKRLERLAKGFFPGNAQSCEAFLRHKMTLISPSILKKYGIPFEKVTQEAGQFIVTFPFGYHAGFNHGFNCAESTNFATQRWIDYGKQATLCSCRQDMVKISMDVFVRKFQPDRYKLWKAGKDNAPIDHSKLTLEAGQFLKGKTKPLKPVPNEAGSEEPTTPVQEDKSSKTQIGKKHQLEAFRASEDLKPELTLKETVEVEPKTAKLIDEDSSTRVPDIPDKDTVRVKLKPKPDKEKRLQTKSPFKVRTNKSLNRRSPSKKTKNNTSNLDVCPSKTFDPPDTAVCSEKAGGSEEPKLSSSCSQTHKLFQRSPADVLHVHSYAKGDYGEGEFPTKDEKPTDGSDCETEKDNQYMFKRVKEAAGEVESKPDLGQLPGHHPLIKDGMSDEETPQEALPADEGGVEGESWAKPLAHLWQSGPSNMKKEREYNKRMGSKPPYCCICALFYTYQQTECSNSLGSPVKVADGRIWTKPLIPETCFTTTTEEDSECEEQPVTPHLEEDGTSLLISCSQCNVRVHTSCYGVDPASVSEEWKCARCRAGAMTENCCLCSLRGGALQKANNNKWVHVLCAVAVLEARFVNISERSPVDLSGIPLQRFKLKCYYCKKRMKKASGCCVQCSHGRCPTAYHPTCAQAARVLMQPDEWPFVVHVTCCRHKGPIQIERNKAAMHELTVGQKVICKHKNGRYYQCDVVQLSKETFYEVNFDDGSFSDNLFPEDIVNRNCCQLGPPPQGEVVQVRWTDGLVYGAKFVAAHAVHMYLVEFEDGSQLTAKRDDVYTLDEELPKRVKSRLSKASDMRFDGIFEEKEIIKESKRQRVINSRYRGDYIEPVIYRAIME